From one Nematostella vectensis chromosome 7, jaNemVect1.1, whole genome shotgun sequence genomic stretch:
- the LOC5513045 gene encoding doublesex- and mab-3-related transcription factor A2 isoform X1 codes for MSESAYMIQGSYPERKPPRMPKCARCRNHGVVSWLKGHKRYCRWRDCNCAQCTLIAERQRVMAAQVALRRQQTQEESMRVQAGQIPSNYVPSSPLPPANFTELTPPKPSPEKETEFRQESFSSPESKLTEVKIKVEPISECDQNNNLEKDHEQQPNRKRSFSDSEPEYSPRVSESHSPVPKKAVISESNLVVLQRIFPHQSRAVLELSLRASGNDLVKAIESLTPDENNNLRPFPCLFPARGHGAPLSVHPLPPSDTEGAKSAFSTIAKSGTFIHPRVMKPKEHYIKSPTSKSPPSKSAFHPHPSYAAHPIASPTMKEHFHFPSVPSHGYVYNRSATAALLSLSNAQQRGGAPPVEPAICVECGFVARPEDKFCSECGKRMS; via the exons ATGAGCGAATCTgcgtacatgatacaggggaGTTATCCCGAGCGAAAACCCCCTAGAATGCCGAAATGCGCGCGTTGCAGGAACCACGGAGTCGTCTCCTGGCTCAAAGGCCACAAGCGATACTGCCGATGGAGAGACTGCAACTGTGCCCAGTGCACTTTGATCGCCGAAAGGCAGCGAGTTATGGCAGCTCAGGTAGCACTACGAAGGCAGCAGACCCAAGAAGAGAGTATGCGAGTACAAGCCGGTCAAATACCTTCGAATTACGTCCCGTCATCGCCACTGCCTCCAGCGAACTTCACCGAGCTCACACCGCCCAAACCATCGCCAG AAAAAGAGACAGAATTCCGACAAGAAAGCTTCAGTTCTCCTGAGTCAAAGCTAACCGAGGTAAAAATCAAGGTTGAACCTATCTCTGAATGCgatcaaaataacaacctAGAAAAAGACCACGAACAACAACCGAACAGAAAACGAAGCTTTAGCGACAGCGAACCCGAGTACAGTCCGAGAGTTTCCGAATCGCACAGCCCCGTGCCTAAGAAAGCCGTCATATCGGAGAGTAATCTCGTAGTGCTGCAGAGAATCTTCCCTCATCAGAGTCGAGCGGTACTGGAGCTAAGCCTGAGAGCGTCAGGAAATGATCTAGTCAAAGCCATAGAATCACTTACCCCAGATGAGAACAACAACCTCCGTCCCTTCCCCTGTCTGTTCCCAGCGCGAGGTCATGGCGCACCTCTGAGCGTCCATCCTTTGCCACCGAGTGATACCGAAGGTGCGAAGTCAGCATTTTCCACCATTGCCAAGTCAGGGACATTTATTCACCCTCGAGTCATGAAACCAAAGGAACATTATATCAAGAGTCCTACGTCTAAGAGCCCCCCATCAAAGAGTGCCTTTCACCCTCACCCTAGTTACGCTGCCCATCCAATAGCTAGTCCAACAATGAAGGAACATTTCCACTTCCCGTCTGTACCCTCTCACGGGTACGTTTATAACAGGTCAGCTACAGCTGCTCTCCTGTCGCTTAGCAACGCACAGCAACGAGGCGGTGCACCGCCGGTTGAACCCGCGATCTGTGTTGAGTGCGGATTCGTGGCGAGACCTGAAGATAAATTCTGTAGTGAATGTGGAAAGCGGATGAGCTGA